One Physeter macrocephalus isolate SW-GA chromosome 10, ASM283717v5, whole genome shotgun sequence DNA window includes the following coding sequences:
- the LOC112062421 gene encoding 60S ribosomal protein L9-like, translating into MRSLYTLTKTLNLWIVKGPRGTLRRDFNHINVELSLLGKKKKRLRVDKWWGNRKELATVRTICSHVQSTIKGVTLGFRYKMRSMYAHFPITVVIQENGSLAEIRNLGGEKYIRRGRMRPGAACSVSQAQKEELILEGSDIELVSNSAALIQQATTVKNKDIRKFLDGIYVSEKGTVQQADE; encoded by the coding sequence AAACCTCTGGATTGTGAAGGGCCCCAGAGGCACCCTGCGGAGGGACTTCAATCACATCAATGTAGAACTCAGTCTccttgggaagaaaaagaagaggctcCGGGTTGACAAATGGTGGGGGAATAGAAAGGAACTGGCCACTGTTCGCACCATCTGTAGTCACGTACAGAGCACGATCAAGGGTGTTACACTGGGCTTCCGATACAAGATGAGGTCTATGTATGCTCACTTCCCCATCACCGTTGTTATTCAGGAGAATGGTTCTCTTGCTGAAATCCGAAATCTTGGGGGTGAAAAATACATCCGCAGGGGTCGGATGAGGCCAGGTGCTGCTTGTTCAGTATCTCAAGCCCAGAAAGAGGAGCTGATTCTTGAAGGAAGTGACATTGAACTTGTGTCAAATTCAGCTGCTTTGATTCAGCAAGCCACAACAGTTAAAAACAAGGATATCAGAAAATTTTTGGATGGTATCTATGTTTCTGAAAAAGGAACAGTTCAGCAGGCTGATGAATAA